TGAATGAGACTGTGGCACGGATTTGCAGCCAGAGGCTACAGAAGTTTTTCGAACAATGCGGAGATTATAGGTCAGATACGGAACAGGTGTTTCAGGGGCAGCGCCACTCATATAGCGAAGATATCACTTCACGAGTGGCACCCCTAGCATGAAAAAATCGGCTCTTCAAACAAGCACGGCATGCGCTGGAGATTATGAGGCTCCCACATTATTCTGAATGTTCGAAATTCGCCTTTAAATTGCTTGTGTTTGCTCTCTGCCCGAAGGTTTCAGATAGGCAGGCAGGCTTCGCGCTTCAAGCTTCAGGCGAGTGTGGCGAGGTGGCCGTCGGTCCTTGGGATGCAAGCGGTTTCTCAAGCTGAGAACGATAAACAGCATCTCCGTTGCCGCTCCGGTGTTCCAGCAGTCAGTGTTGATGTATTTTCAAGTGCTCTAGTTGGATGGAGCCTTCTGCTGGCGAGCGTACTGCCCCTCGTAACTAGAGCTTTCTGATGATCTCGAATGGGAATAGGTTCCGTCCAGAGGGTAGTCCCAACCGGGATACTTGTTGCTTTTCGCGAGTTTCAGGTAATACGCCGTTTCAGTTGGGTGGGCTGCCGCCCAGAGAATAAAGAGAAAATTATTGAACCAGTCGCTGGGGTTTTCGGCAAGAGGGAACAAGGATTTGACCGGCATCCAGTTGGCCGGATAGAAAGGCATGCCTGGGATGAAGAACCCACGAGATGGCGATGAAGAATCGACTGGTGTATCCATAGGCTGCTCTCGTGCCTGAGTGTGCTCGCGGTGCTGCATCGTCAACAGAGTGgctgcgtcggcggctgcccGGAGAAATTGTTCTGGCATAGCAGCTGCCATCCTGTAGCTATCGGTCAGAGTTCGAAACATGTCGGTAGGGTTGGCTCGAGAGAGGAACCCAAATGAATCGGAGAAGGAAGCCGGTGAGGGAAACGGGGTCTCACGGAGGAAGAATTGAAATGGGTCAGGGAACGGAGTGCTGGCAAAAGGCGACGGCTGGGCGGTtcctgaggcggcggcttcAGCGCCAGCCGCGATGAATGACACGGCGCAGCCGATGCTGAGAACCCCTCGTAGATTCGTGCTTACCATTTTGGATGTGATGACAAAGGCAACCGTCGATTGGGTGACAGCGTCCTGATCCTGAGAGGATCTAGAACTCGCAAAAAGTATGCAACAACAAAACGCGTTTGCGATTCTGCAGCACCCGATCTAGTGGTGTTCCACGATACAAGCTGGAAAATTGGTAGACAGGACACACAGCCGGACTCCGGTGTAAGGCCAAGCTTCGCCCTACCGCGAACAAGCGGTATTATCTGTGAATATAATAACTTCTATCCTACACAAACTAGCCGATTCATCCTGTCAGTAGCGACCCAACCCGGTATGTGCAGGGCGCGTGTTTACCGGAATGCTGGGTTTCTTCCGGTGGCAGCCCGTTTCCGCGTTGCTGGATAGATAAGGCAGGTGAGAAGGTGAAATCCCCTATCGCGCGATCAGGCTGCCGCATGCGTGTGGTCCGCTGGGATAGCTGCCTGAAAATAGCTCCCGCAGGAGCGCCCGCGTGAAATGATGCGAACCAGCTGCCTCGCTGAACAATGCTGATGTCGCGAAAACCGGGTGCAACAGTACGGCTCCAGCGAAGAACAGCCTCAAAAGTAAGCTAGAGGGTCTACACTTGACCGTTGGGCGGGACGTGCTCGGGTGGATTCACACTGCTGCCTTGGATGGCTTAGGTTCCGGTATATTGCTCGACTAGACGGCATTACAGATACGTCGATCGCCCCTTAGCCAGCTCCAGCTCTCCATAGCAGTATCCCACGCACATTCCGCATTCAGTAGATGTCGTTGTTAGTTTGTGACGTGTAGATTGACGGTTTTAAGCCATAGCACTTGAGCGTGCGATTACCATCCGAGGAAACCTGCTGGTGAACTCTGGGACAAGCAATATGAACTACACGTATGCCGAACAGCAAAACTCCGCAGTGAAAATACACTTCAGAATAGGTTACGATATGCGCCCGTTCTGTGACATTTCGCTAGAGACAATCTGTTCCGATTTCAGTCAAAGATCAGCCACGACGCCTGGCACTGTACGGGACCCCCTGTTCAAGGGAGGAATCTGCATTATTGTGACAACGCTCCCCGAAGCAATACCGTTTTGTGGCTGAGAAGCTCACTACGTGTCTCTGACGAGCAACTCCTGCAGCAACGCCTCGAGCTGGATTCCCGAAAGTCGTCTGGCCTGTTCCTCGCCATCCGTCGTGTCAAGATTTTCGCTTTCGGTGTCAACTTCTTTCGCATTATAATCGGGTCCCTGTTGATCTTTCGGTACTGAAGCCGGTCGGTCTGCGGTAAACTCGAGCTCGGGCTTCGTTCTATTGCCGGGTTCCAATTGAAGCTCCTCGGTCGTCCCAATCCCACGCGAGGGCAGTGGTGGCCTTCCTCCATCATTCTCCTCTTCGGGAGGTGGCTGGCTGTGAGGACTGGAGGAACCAGCTCCTCCACGGGTGCCGCTGCAGGGCTCAGagctctctgctgcttcagGCTGGGAATGCGGCTGAGGCGTTTTTCGTCTCGCTCCAAGTTTATGGTTTTTGGTCCTCATTCGCACGTTCTTGAGCACGTGAAGCAGTTCGCGAGTGATGGCGTGGTGTTCGCGGGGAGACGCTGACGTGTTGTGTAGTAATTCAGACTTATCGCCTGCCCTGGCTGCGGGGTTCGGAGCAAACGGGTTGCCAAAGACTGCTGCCTGTGC
This DNA window, taken from Besnoitia besnoiti strain Bb-Ger1 chromosome III, whole genome shotgun sequence, encodes the following:
- a CDS encoding hypothetical protein (encoded by transcript BESB_049580) — encoded protein: MVSTNLRGVLSIGCAVSFIAAGAEAAASGTAQPSPFASTPFPDPFQFFLRETPFPSPASFSDSFGFLSRANPTDMFRTLTDSYRMAAAMPEQFLRAAADAATLLTMQHREHTQAREQPMDTPVDSSSPSRGFFIPGMPFYPANWMPVKSLFPLAENPSDWFNNFLFILWAAAHPTETAYYLKLAKSNKYPGWDYPLDGTYSHSRSSESSSYEGQYARQQKAPSN